The window GAAAAATGTCTCTAAGAGTGTGGGGCATAGGTTTTATTATAACTTTTTTATCACAAGTTAAAGCATCATATACTAATTGATCGTTTTCCATTAATGTTGCATTTCTAGGACTTCCTAAAAATAAAACTCTTCTCTTTACAGGTAAAATTGAGCTAATTATTTTAAATATTGAATTAATTATTTTTAGTGAAAAAGGTTTACTCATAGTATCAATTTAGATTTTGTATTTTATATTATTTAATAATTATAATTTTTATGGTGTGAGTTAAATTTTTTAATTGAACAAAAAGATATATAGTAAATTAATAAAATATATTTATTAAACTACATAATGGAGAATATAAAGTAATAAGTTAGTTTTATTTATTATAATTAAAGTAGGAGACTTTGAAATGGCACGATTATATGGTGACAATGAAGATATTAACTCAGAAAAAGTAAAAGATTTTTTCAACGAAAGAGCTAATAAAAAAGTGGATAGTGATTTATCTATTGTTTTATTCCAAGATAAAGAAAATTCTGAAAGAAGAAACAGTGAAGAAAATGCATTGTTTTTAGAAAATATTGATTGTTCTGATAAAAAGGTTCTTGAAATCGGTTGTGGAATTGGCAGATGGGCCGAATTTTTTAAAGATAAATGCCAATGTTACTTAGGTTTGGATTATTCTGAAAATCTTGTTGGCATTGCTAAAAATTCTCATAATTTTGATAACTGTAATTTTCAGGTAATGTCTGCTTTTGATATTAAAATTGATGAATTGCTTGTTGAACCACCTTTTGATGTTATTTTAATTAGTCAAGTTTTAATGTATATCAATGATGATAATTTGAAAGTTTTGATAAATGAGATTAATACTGTAATTTCAGATGATACTCAATTATTTATAACTGAACCAATTTCATGTATGGATTCAAGATTAACCCTTAAAGACTTTTATTCTGATGAGTTAGAAGCAGATTATAATGCAATTTATAGGACAGAAAATGAATATCGAGAATTTTTCCAAAAGTTAAATTGCAATGAAATTAACTCTTTTGATATATTTATGGAATTGAATGAACGATCTGAAACTCAATATATGTCATTTGTCATTAAATAAACATGGGATGATTGAATGGACGCTATTATATTGGCTGCGGGAATGGGTAAACGTTTAAAAGGCCTAACAAAGGATAAAACAAAATGTATGATTACTGTAAATGATGTCACATTAATCGAAAGAATGCTTACTCAGCTGGATAATTTAAATCTTGAAAAAATTGTTTTAGTTGTAGGATATCATGCTGATAAATTAAAGGAGTTTATTTCTACTTTAGATATCAAAACAAAAATAGATTATGTTTCAAATGAAATTTTTGACAAAACGAATAACATCTATTCTCTATTTTTGGCAAAGGATTATTTGGAAAAATCAGACTGTTTGATATTGGAATCCGATTTGATTTTTGATGATGGAATTCTTGAAGATTTAGTTGGTGATGAAAGGCCTAATTTAGCTGTTGTGGCCAAATTTGAAAGCTGGATGGACGGAACTGTAGTTACAATTGATGATGAAGATAATATTGTAAATTTCTTGTCAAAAAATCAGTTTTCATTTGAAGAGATTACGGAGTATTATAAAACAGTAAACATTTACAAATTCTCAAAAGATTTTTCCAAAAATTTCTATATTCCATTTTTAGAAGCATATACTAAAGCTTTGGGATTAAATGAATACTATGAACAAGTTTTAAAAGTAATAGCTAATTTTAAAGAGTCTAATATTAAAGTTAAAAAATTGGATGATGAAAAATGGTATGAAATTGATGATATTCAGGATTTAAATATTGCAGAAAGCATTTTTGCAGATTATGATGAGAAATTAGAAAAATATTCATTAAGATATGGTGGATATTGGAGATATCCACACATGATTGATTATTGTTATCTTGTAAACCCTTATTATCCACCAAAATTTTTAATAGAGGAGTTAAAATCCAATTTTGAAGATTTACTTGTAAATTATCCTTCAGGCATGGATATTAATTCATTGCTTGTAGCCAAGTATTTCGGTTTGGATGTTGAGAATATATGTGTGGGTAATGGTGCATCAGAAATTATCAAATCATTAATTGAACATGTTTTGGGTGAAGATTCTAAATTAGGTGTTATAATACCTACTTTTGAAGAATATCCCAATAGGATGAATCCAAAAAATATCATAGCCTTTGATTCTTCTGTCAATGATTATAAATATGGTTCCGAAGACATTATTGATTTCTTTGATGATAAAGATATTTCCATGTTGGTGTTAATCAATCCAGATAATCCTTCGGGTAATTATATTTTTAAAGAAGATGTCTTTAAATTAATTGAATGGTCAGATGAAAAAGGTATTTTATTGGTAGTTGATGAATCTTTCATTGACTTTGCTGATGCAGAAGAGGATGCCACATTTTTAAATCAAGCAATTTTAGATGAAAACCCTAATTTTATTGTTGTTAAAAGTATATCTAAGTCATTCGGAGTTCCAGGATTAAGATTGGGAATTTTAGCATCTTCAAATTTAGAATTAATTGATTATATTAAGAAAGATTTATCTATTTGGAATATTAATTCTTTTGCAGAATATTATCTTCAGATATTTGAAAAATATAAATCAGATTATGAAATTGGTTTGGAAAAATTTAAAAATGCTAGAAATAAGTATGTTGATGATTTAAAAGCTATTTCTAATTTAAAAATCTATCCTTCACAAGCCAATTATATAATGTGCGAAGTTTTATGTGATATTAGTAGTTATGAACTAACAAATATCTTATTGAACGATTATAATTTATTTATAAAAGATTTATCAGATAAAAAAGGTTTTAATGGTGAATCATTCATTAGAATAGCTGTTCGTGATGAAGAAGATAATTTATTGTTAGTTAATGCATTAAAAGAGATTTTGAATTAAATAATTTCAATAAATTATTTAATTTTTAATATTTTAGATTTTTAAGATTTTAATTGAGTTCAATGAAATAAATCTCTTTGAAACTGCATTGTTTGTAAGTGAAAACTTGGTAAAAATGGCCAATGAATATGCAGACGAATTAATTGTTGACATAAGATGCTAAACCCTGAAAACGCTAAAAATGTCTTGGGCGGAAACATTATCCAGTTCCTCTCCAATCTGGATTTTCTGGATTTAAGCAAGGTCACTTTCAGAATTCTGGTTAATAAATACAGTCTTGCAGATACTAAAGAAATCAGTGATTTAATAAAACAATATTCCCCCAAAAAAATTGAAATTTTTAAACTTCACAATCTGGCTAAAAGAAAGTATGAACTTTTAGAAAAGGATTTCTACTCTGAAAGGGTCACGGATTCCCAAATCAGCGATTTTAAAAATCAGTTACAAAAAATCTTTGAAAATGTGGAAATCATTGAATTTTAACAAAATGCCAATCGCAAACATTATACCTACCAAAATATAACTAATAATTATGACAGATAAAAATGAGTGGGGAAGCAACCTGTCATTCGTTTTTGCAATGATAGGTTCGGCAGTCGGACTTGGAAACATTTGGAGATATCCTTACGTGCTCTATTCAAACGGGGGAGGAGCCTTTTACATCCCGTACATCGTAGCAATTCTCATAATGGGAATTCCATTCTTAATCCTTGAGTATGGCGTCGGATACAATTTCAAGTCTTCATTTGCAAAAGCGGCAAGAAAAATCAATTCCAAATGCGAATATCTGGGCTGGTTTCTGCCGGTTGCCGTATTCATGATAATGATTTACTACTCAGCCATTCTCGGATGGGACGGAATCTATATGATGCTAAGCTTCACCAAGGGCTGGGGAGCCGATCCTAACAATTTCTTTACCACAACGCTTCTTCAGTCTTCAGACTCATTCATGGGACTTTTGAACTTCATTCCGGTAATAGCTGTTGCAATGCTTGCCGGATGGATTATAATCTGGTTTATCTCACACAGGGATTTGGAGCAAGGTCTGGGAAAGGTATCAAAGATTTTAGTCCCATTATTATTCATAATAATGATTATAATTGTGGCATTTTCACTTACATTGCCCGGTGCGTCAATCGGCCTTGCAGAGCTTTTCAATCCGGACTGGTCGCTTCTGACTCATTTTGAAATCTGGATGGCTGCATTCGGCCAGATCGTGTTTTCCTTAAGCCTCGGCATGTCAATAGCGTTTACCTATGCAAGCTACGTTAAAGATGACGCCGATTTGATAACAAACACAATTTCAATAGCTCTTGCAAACTCATTATTTGAAAACTTCGCAGCTTTAGGGGTCTTTTCCATTCTGGGCTACATGTCACTTCAGTCAGGAACTCCGGTGGCGGATCTGGTTTCACAGGGAACCGGTCTGGTATTTATTGTCTATCCGACGGTTTTCAACGTTTTAGGCCAGTGGGCATACGTTTTAGGACCGCTATTCTTCCTGACAGTTTATCTGGCAGGCCTTACAAGCATCCTCTCCACAATCGAGCCTTTGTCATTTTCAATACAGAACAAGTTCGCATCTACAAGGTCAAGAACCATGACTGCGCTCATCATAGTCGCTGCGGCAATATCCATGATTTATGCAACCTCGTTCGGAGGGTCCCTTTTAGGCTTTGTCGATACCTTCATCAACCAGATTGCATTGCTTTTGGGTGTTGTCATTGAATGCATTGTCTTTGCCTGGATATTCAAGGTCGAAAAGCTAATCGATTTTTTAAATTCCAAAAGCAAAACAATAAAATTAGGCAAATGGTGGCTTATTATCGTCAAGTACATCCTTCCGATTTTCATTTCAATCATCTGGATTGGGGGAATGTTTGACGTTGCAAAAAGCGGTTCATATGAGCAGCTGACGTTCACGGTTATCTCAGCGGCAATACTTCTTTCGGCCACTTTAATCTTCACGATTCTTCCCGCAAAGAACCCCGACTGGGATGAGGCTGAAGAAAGGGTTTGATTTAAAAGTAAAATTAATTGATTTAGTGTTCAAATGGTTGAACACTAGTTTATAAATAACTGTTCAAATACTTGAACACTATATTCAAAAATTGATATTTCTAAAATTGAATGTCTATTTTGAATTTCTGTGTTTTAAGGATTTTTTCAAGTGGTATGTCGTATTGTGCGCTTATTTCTTCGGGTGTGTTTTTTTCAAGGAGTTTTAGCATGATGTTTTCTTCTCCTTGTTCTATTCCTCTTTTTTCGGCTTGGTCTAATTTGTTTGCAAGCAGTACGTTTGCAAATTGTTCTTCAAATGGCCTTAATTTTAATGCTGACATGTTGAAACCCTTTAATATGTTGAATATCTAAATTGGTGTATCTATTTAGATTCTTCTATTTTGCGAATTTTTTCAAGTGGTATGTCGTATTGTGCGCTTATTTCTTCGGGACTGTTTTTTTTAAGGAGTTTTAGTATGATGTTTTCTTCTCCTTGTTCTATTCCTTGTTCTTTTCCTTGTTCTTTTCCTCTTTTTTCGGCTTGGTCTAATTTGTTTGCAAGCAGTACGTTTGCAAATTGTTCTTCAAATGGTCTTAATTCTAATGCTGACATATCTAAACCTCCAACTGCTTCTATTAATTGTTCTTCATCTTCCACATGCCTTCCAACCCATAGTCTCAGGCATTTCTTTGCTACATATAATACCCATTCGTCGCCAATTACATGTTTGTATAATTTAACGCATTCAAGTATTGTATCAACAAAGTTTATATCATTTTGGTACTTTGGAAGCCAAATCAAATCAAGAATCTCAAATGCACTGCATTTTTCTTGTTTTTCTATTTTGTATTTGAGATTATTTAATCTTATGCTTCCACATCTTTCTTTTGATTTAATCCATTTTGGATTAAAAAACATTAAATCATTGGCGAAATCAACTTCTTTGATGGGTAAGTCTCCTGTGTAGAATATGAATGGTTCCACATATCTTTTTGTTGCTGCGTGTGTGCTGATGCAGTACTCATAATCCCTTCTCATCAAATCAGCATCAATGCTTGAATGATGTTCAATATTTATCAGATTCCCGTTTTTTCTTTGTCTGACGGAATCTAAATTCAGGTTCTTATATCTTTCGGATACAAATCTTGACTCATATCCTCCAACAATATCATCTAATTTCGTTAGATATTCCGGATATTCCTCTAATTGGGACATGCAAATGATATGAATCTCATCTTCAGCATCACTTCGAACAGGGACATATTTGCCTTTAATTTCTTTTGCCATATGTATTCCTCATTTTAATTTTACACATGTTTATATTGGATTTAAAGCCTTATAAACCTTTGTTTTTTCAATTAAATTATGTTGTGAGGTAAATATTGCTTTTACTGAGTAAAATTGTCCTGTGTTTGTAAAATTGACCTCATCGAGTAATATTTCATTAAATGGTAATTATTGTCATCACAAGTAAAAGTCATTTCAAGCAATAATTTAATAACATAGTAAAATCAAATTACTCATCAAGGATACTAATTATCTTGTTAAAGCATTCTATGGAGGTCTGTAATGAACGGTAAAAATCCAAATGATTCAAGCGTTTTAGTATCTAACTTGACAGATTACGATTCAGAAGATGAAAATATAGTTTCAGAAGAAATTAAATTCAATCATCAGGCCGGAAGCGGACATTATAGGGAAATCCAATATAAAGACGGCGGATTCAGACAATTCGACGTTGATACCGGCAAGCTGATTGGCTCGTCTTACGAATCAGACCAGAAATATCTGCCTAAAATGGAATAATCGAGGTGAAAATGTGAATAAAAAGATTATCTTTGCGCTATTGATATTTGTGTTTGCATGTTCCTTTGCATATGCCGCTCAGGCAAGCCAAATTGAGATTACAAGTCCGGATACCCTTAAAAACGGTGATTTCTTTAACTTAACCTTAACTGCAAAAGACGGTTCTCCAATTGCCGATCAGGTAGTTGACATTATCGTAATTGCAGAAAGCGGTGAGCAAAACCATATTAACTTCACCACTGATAAGGACGGTAAGTTAGGATTTGGTATTGCAGGCGTAAATCCTGGCCAATACACTTTCAACTGTACCTTCAACGGTACCGCTGACTTTGAAACCTGCAATGCATCTCAAAAATTAACTGTGACCGCATAGTTAATTTTTAAATTTTTTATTTTTTGATTTTTATGATTTTAAAGGACATATTGGATTATTTTGACATTAATGTCAAGCTGCCCGAATACCTGTACTGTGAGACGTTCAGCGACGTTTTCCTAAGGGGCGAGCTTAAAAAGGAGAATGGCAGATATATTATCGTTGCCGAAACCCGAAAGGATGTTATCCACACCATGATTATCGATTCAGGTGATGACTATCCCGTTGTAATATCATCCGAGCTTCCAAACGGCAAAACCAACGGCATCAAGTTTTCTAAAACCGAAGGCGATTTGACCTACATTTAACTTATTTTGCAAAAGCTTATTAAAGTGTAATTCGAATAATTAGAATTATGAGAAAATCTAGTTTATTTTTAATGTTTTTAATTTTCCTTCTGGCTTTGGGTTTTGCGGCCAGTGAGGAAGTTAAGGATGAAAAAATGTCTTTTGATTTGATTTTTAATACGAACGTCTTAAATGA is drawn from Methanobrevibacter millerae and contains these coding sequences:
- a CDS encoding carboxypeptidase regulatory-like domain-containing protein — encoded protein: MNKKIIFALLIFVFACSFAYAAQASQIEITSPDTLKNGDFFNLTLTAKDGSPIADQVVDIIVIAESGEQNHINFTTDKDGKLGFGIAGVNPGQYTFNCTFNGTADFETCNASQKLTVTA
- a CDS encoding sodium-dependent transporter, which codes for MTDKNEWGSNLSFVFAMIGSAVGLGNIWRYPYVLYSNGGGAFYIPYIVAILIMGIPFLILEYGVGYNFKSSFAKAARKINSKCEYLGWFLPVAVFMIMIYYSAILGWDGIYMMLSFTKGWGADPNNFFTTTLLQSSDSFMGLLNFIPVIAVAMLAGWIIIWFISHRDLEQGLGKVSKILVPLLFIIMIIIVAFSLTLPGASIGLAELFNPDWSLLTHFEIWMAAFGQIVFSLSLGMSIAFTYASYVKDDADLITNTISIALANSLFENFAALGVFSILGYMSLQSGTPVADLVSQGTGLVFIVYPTVFNVLGQWAYVLGPLFFLTVYLAGLTSILSTIEPLSFSIQNKFASTRSRTMTALIIVAAAISMIYATSFGGSLLGFVDTFINQIALLLGVVIECIVFAWIFKVEKLIDFLNSKSKTIKLGKWWLIIVKYILPIFISIIWIGGMFDVAKSGSYEQLTFTVISAAILLSATLIFTILPAKNPDWDEAEERV
- a CDS encoding aminotransferase class I/II-fold pyridoxal phosphate-dependent enzyme — its product is MDAIILAAGMGKRLKGLTKDKTKCMITVNDVTLIERMLTQLDNLNLEKIVLVVGYHADKLKEFISTLDIKTKIDYVSNEIFDKTNNIYSLFLAKDYLEKSDCLILESDLIFDDGILEDLVGDERPNLAVVAKFESWMDGTVVTIDDEDNIVNFLSKNQFSFEEITEYYKTVNIYKFSKDFSKNFYIPFLEAYTKALGLNEYYEQVLKVIANFKESNIKVKKLDDEKWYEIDDIQDLNIAESIFADYDEKLEKYSLRYGGYWRYPHMIDYCYLVNPYYPPKFLIEELKSNFEDLLVNYPSGMDINSLLVAKYFGLDVENICVGNGASEIIKSLIEHVLGEDSKLGVIIPTFEEYPNRMNPKNIIAFDSSVNDYKYGSEDIIDFFDDKDISMLVLINPDNPSGNYIFKEDVFKLIEWSDEKGILLVVDESFIDFADAEEDATFLNQAILDENPNFIVVKSISKSFGVPGLRLGILASSNLELIDYIKKDLSIWNINSFAEYYLQIFEKYKSDYEIGLEKFKNARNKYVDDLKAISNLKIYPSQANYIMCEVLCDISSYELTNILLNDYNLFIKDLSDKKGFNGESFIRIAVRDEEDNLLLVNALKEILN
- a CDS encoding class I SAM-dependent methyltransferase; its protein translation is MARLYGDNEDINSEKVKDFFNERANKKVDSDLSIVLFQDKENSERRNSEENALFLENIDCSDKKVLEIGCGIGRWAEFFKDKCQCYLGLDYSENLVGIAKNSHNFDNCNFQVMSAFDIKIDELLVEPPFDVILISQVLMYINDDNLKVLINEINTVISDDTQLFITEPISCMDSRLTLKDFYSDELEADYNAIYRTENEYREFFQKLNCNEINSFDIFMELNERSETQYMSFVIK